The following are encoded in a window of Clarias gariepinus isolate MV-2021 ecotype Netherlands chromosome 8, CGAR_prim_01v2, whole genome shotgun sequence genomic DNA:
- the flrt3 gene encoding leucine-rich repeat transmembrane protein FLRT3, translated as MACQYKSFFVFFIRAGVLLGLANPLVTSASCPSQCRCDGTFIYCNDRELTSIPSGIPQDATVLFLQNNRIKSAGIPADLRRLNNVEKIYLYCNNLDEFPTNLPINVRELHLQENNIRTITHASLAQIPFIEELHLDDNSVSAVSIEDGAFRDSNHLRLLFLSRNHLSTIPPGLPMTIEELRFDDNRISSISEASLQDLINLKRLVLDGNLLNNRGIGEMAFVNLVNLTELSLVRNSLTSPPANLPGSSLEKLQLQDNHIDRVPVGSFAFLRQLYRLDLSGNKLSSLPMGVFDDLDNLTHLLLRNNPWYCNCRMKWVRDWLRLLPSKVNVRGFMCQGPDKVKGMAIKDLATEVFDCSETEVSPTYETSTISITLPPSRPQWPVYVTKRPVIKGPDFGKNYRSTTPPSHKIMTISVKSSTPDTVHISWRVSQPMTALRLSWLKLGHSPAYGSITETIVQGDRTEYLLTALEPDSSYRICMVPMETSNIYLSDETPVCIETETGSLKAYNPTTTLNREQEKEPYKNSSLPLAAIIGGAVALSAIILLALVCWYIHRNSSLFSRNCTYNKGRRRKDDYAEAGTKKDNSILEIRESSFQMIPINHLPVTKEEFVIHTIFPPNGLNLYKSPHSENSINNRSYRDSGIPDSDHSHS; from the coding sequence ATGGCGTGCCAGTACAAGTCCTTCTTCGTATTCTTCATCAGAGCTGGGGTTCTCCTGGGCCTGGCCAATCCTCTGGTGACCTCAGCCTCCTGTCCATCACAGTGCCGGTGTGATGGGACTTTCATCTACTGCAATGACCGAGAGCTGACTTCTATTCCTTCAGGAATCCCACAGGATGCCACCGTCCTCTTCCTACAGAACAACCGGATTAAGAGCGCGGGCATCCCTGCTGATCTACGGAGACTCAACAACGTGGAGAAAATCTACCTTTATTGCAACAACTTGGATGAGTTTCCAACCAACCTTCCTATTAACGTGAGGGAGCTCCACCttcaggaaaacaacatccggACTATCACCCATGCCTCATTGGCACAAATTCCCTTCATCGAGGAATTACATTTGGACGACAATTCTGTGTCTGCCGTCAGTATAGAGGACGGAGCGTTCCGAGACAGCAATCACTTGAGGTTACTCTTTCTTTCACGCAATCACCTGAGCACTATTCCCCCAGGTCTTCCCATGACCATTGAGGAGCTCCGCTTTGATGACAACCGCATCTCCTCCATTTCCGAGGCGTCCTTGCAAGATCTGATCAATCTGAAACGTCTGGTGCTGGACGGCAATCTCTTGAACAACAGGGGTATTGGGGAAATGGCCTTTGTTAATTTGGTCAACCTGACTGAGCTTTCACTGGTGCGTAACTCCCTCACATCGCCACCTGCCAACCTGCCAGGCTCAAGCCTTGAGAAATTACAGCTGCAGGACAACCACATAGACAGGGTACCAGTAGGTTCCTTTGCTTTCCTGCGCCAGCTGTACCGCCTGGATCTGTCTGGCAACAAATTGAGCAGCCTGCCCATGGGGGTTTTTGATGACCTAGATAACCTTACCCATCTGCTGCTGCGCAACAACCCGTGGTACTGCAACTGCAGAATGAAGTGGGTGCGAGATTGGCTGCGCTTGTTGCCCTCTAAGGTCAACGTGCGTGGCTTTATGTGCCAAGGTCCTGATAAGGTCAAAGGAATGGCTATTAAGGATCTAGCCACGGAGGTCTTTGATTGCTCTGAAACAGAGGTCTCTCCGACATACGAGACCAGCACAATTTCCATCACACTGCCACCATCTCGACCCCAGTGGCCAGTTTACGTGACTAAAAGACCCGTGATTAAGGGGCCTGACTTTGGAAAGAACTATCGAAGTACTACGCCGCCGAGTCATAAGATTATGACAATAAGCGTTAAATCCAGCACTCCAGACACGGTGCACATATCCTGGAGGGTATCTCAGCCAATGACTGCGTTGCGGCTCAGCTGGTTAAAACTGGGCCACAGCCCCGCATATGGGTCTATCACTGAGACCATCGTACAAGGGGACAGGACAGAGTACTTGCTCACAGCTCTGGAGCCCGATTCCTCCTATAGGATATGCATGGTTCCTATGGAGACCAGTAATATTTACCTGTCGGACGAGACGCCTGTTTGCATAGAGACAGAAACAGGCTCCTTAAAAGCATACAACCCCACTACGACCTTAAACAGGGAGCAGGAGAAGGAACCTTACAAAAATTCCAGCCTGCCATTAGCTGCTATTATAGGAGGAGCCGTGGCGCTTTCGGCCATCATACTGCTGGCGTTGGTGTGTTGGTACATCCACAGGAATAGTTCTTTGTTTTCCAGGAATTGCACGTACAATAAAGGGCGCAGGAGGAAGGACGACTACGCGGAGGCTGGTACAAAGAAGGACAACTCCATCTTGGAGATTAGAGAGAGTTCTTTTCAAATGATACCCATAAATCACCTGCCAGTGACCAAGGAAGAGTTTGTGATACACACGATTTTCCCTCCTAACGGTTTAAACCTTTACAAGAGTCCACACAGTGAAAACAGTATCAACAACAGGAGCTACAGAGACAGTGGAATACCAGATTCAGACCACTCCCATTCATGA